TCTTTTGGATCCCAACTCTTGGTCTTGAAGGGTTGCTTTGATGCCGCCGGTGTAGATTTCTTCGAGGTCCATGTCACCGGTGACTGAACGCACGTAGCGGCCTCCGGTGTTGAGCGCAATTTTTTGAAGGGTTGGCTCATCGAGCTTACTTAAAATCATTTCGCCTCGGCGGTCTTTTCTAAAGCCGCCTCTTGCGTCGGGAATAGGTGCGCCTTCATCGCGGCCAATACCAATGGTAAATACCCGCACGTTTTCTTTCTTGGCTTCTTCAGCTGCCGCAAGCGCATCACCGCTGTGGTCTTCACCGTCGGTAATGAGAATCACAGCCCGCGAGCCTTCGTTGCCGCCCTTAAACGCATCCACAGAGGTGAGGATGGCGGAGGATAGGTCAGTGCCCTTTACGGGGATAAGTTCTGTATCGATGGTCCCTAAAAAGATTTGGGCCGCTGCGTAATCAAGGGTGAGAGGGCATTCGAGGAATGCGGTACCGGCAAAGGCAACCAAGCCAACACGGTCGCCATCGAGTAACCGAAGCAGATCAGTGATTTCACGTTTTGCGCGTTCGATACGGGTTAGTTTGCCACCTGTCTCGGCATCTTCAACGAGCATACTGTCCGATACGTCCAACGCAATCACGATATCAACGCCTTCGCGTTTAACATCTTCCCAGGTGAAACCATATCGAGGTTGGGCAAGGCTGAGAATTCCCAGGCTCAGTGCAATAACAATGCAGACCGCTTTATAGGTTTGTCGTTCTTGGCTGTAGTTACCCGCGAGGCGCTGAACCAGCTCGAGGCTTGCAAATT
Above is a window of Deltaproteobacteria bacterium DNA encoding:
- a CDS encoding VWA domain-containing protein, translated to MVIALSLGILSLAQPRYGFTWEDVKREGVDIVIALDVSDSMLVEDAETGGKLTRIERAKREITDLLRLLDGDRVGLVAFAGTAFLECPLTLDYAAAQIFLGTIDTELIPVKGTDLSSAILTSVDAFKGGNEGSRAVILITDGEDHSGDALAAAEEAKKENVRVFTIGIGRDEGAPIPDARGGFRKDRRGEMILSKLDEPTLQKIALNTGGRYVRSVTGDMDLEEIYTGGIKATLQDQELGSKRRQHWEERFQWVLGLMLIFLMLEPFISEQVRRRDNHVA